In the genome of Myroides phaeus, one region contains:
- a CDS encoding DEAD/DEAH box helicase, which produces MLDNKQTTSFFTSLLQVYVGKDTSIITKYKVLRSLLNKITKNITAKEVLQFSNLFSRLSFICNKYQVSKNIHSFRMISNELREVSTEELDLFFPTYWKDINEFVSQVYNVPVPDLNRLAYPEKEIRRERKESEYSGFVDKLKVVVVHKQPDILICEVENTTTEQHIRVRINEFDVNDVFTTCNQLWVGATLYLINVGIDKHQIYHPKIVVLEPDYLIDVSAIAECFQDFGTSPLLFLKAKFEPISNNKYLLIGNFANAVMDELVSSEDARTVEFDSIFVKHFETYPFEHTACSDIFSSEEFKQYAFVCRSHFNTIKRVYLNEFQQYGISSQGNISLEPSFLSNVYGVQGRLDVLHTIPSKDDKTTIVELKSGSTPFPDDGFSVKPNHSVQLYLYHLMLSVVNNISFQDIGNEQYLSGFIFYSKTTNGNLRTDHITLARVQEICNVRNQIILNEQILKSDVLEAIQTLISKVNPERLISNPINSKFKDILTKQFNAFLKPLHNASELELTYFYSFVSFIAREQYISKLGIGNYEGNNGLASLWLDDLDDKIEKYSILFDLEIKENRISTDEKLIVFNRTITDDFVNFREGDICVLYPRETEADIAVSHQIFKCSIRKITKDTVVVVFRHMQRSIAYFKQFKYWALERDFMDSSFTSMYKGMYSFMNAPAKHRQVMLTQLPPALGVSYGFNKPTLSVEQNRILNNALSTEDYFVLNGPPGTGKTSHIIKELVRELYVNSNQNILLLAYTNKAVDELCETINEALNDITSTNNYKFIRIGSSLSCNSSFHNCLLDNIIIEKRQQLALDEEKFTRGSLAKIISSNRIFVSTVASMSSKDDVFNLKRFDTLIIDEASQILEPQIIGMLHKCKRFIMIGDHKQLPAIVVQDEVSSKTNNVLLQDMGLGDRRNSLFERLFNYCKHNGFDYACDTLTYQGRMHQDIALFPNINFYDGQLKEAYHLTNLSEGAKNSLARQVRELSLNVPADCNRQLDTALANKRLLFFNSEEEQSDQSGKVNDGEADLVVHIIQRLIEIYAYNKQSFDVSSRIGIIAPFKNQIALIKNKLEEADIPGFDLITVDTVERFQGGQRDIIIYSFAVNNLSQLESVVNLNEDKTVDRKLNVALTRAKEQIFLIGNAGILSQNDVYYKLIEFIREKGGFVENTIQELLLQETIDSVQSTIKDEVQSCPVFDTLFKIEVVLPLKEKGIYTDNRIYNRPAFYIQNNVLAYGRTDFNTGYDEEGFSITEEAKVDLFYLLQGEESYYGYQTICNRVELFLANEIDNSNGGISIVDFSSLAGIYSICVHQQLLKVINNTVDKYVDNYEQAVSIKVFNVNKYKAVTNKAKELINAYASEYSTSELSLECIDFTGIEEFSLVLRQSGVVIFNVDESCFTTDYTMFELLIKVINNAVSSLKYSSCIIVYKKQYNSSFHLEQLKRIIQDDYHVVTKENKNVTYLNTIFGEEKTQALNYEVLCF; this is translated from the coding sequence ATGTTAGATAATAAACAAACAACTTCTTTTTTCACTTCGTTATTACAAGTTTACGTAGGAAAAGACACTTCAATTATAACTAAGTATAAAGTGTTGAGAAGTCTGTTAAATAAGATTACGAAGAATATTACTGCGAAAGAAGTTCTTCAGTTCTCCAATCTATTTTCTCGTTTATCATTTATCTGTAATAAATACCAAGTTTCTAAAAATATTCATTCGTTTCGAATGATTAGCAATGAACTTCGCGAAGTTAGTACAGAAGAATTAGACTTGTTTTTTCCTACCTATTGGAAAGATATCAATGAGTTTGTATCTCAAGTTTACAATGTACCAGTTCCAGATTTAAATCGACTTGCTTATCCGGAAAAAGAGATAAGACGAGAGAGAAAGGAGTCTGAGTATAGTGGTTTTGTTGATAAGCTTAAAGTAGTTGTTGTTCATAAGCAACCTGATATTTTAATCTGTGAGGTTGAAAATACTACGACAGAACAACATATTCGCGTTCGCATAAATGAATTTGATGTTAATGATGTTTTTACAACGTGTAATCAATTGTGGGTTGGAGCTACTTTATATTTAATCAATGTTGGAATTGATAAACATCAAATTTACCATCCAAAAATTGTGGTACTTGAACCAGATTATTTAATCGACGTTTCTGCTATTGCCGAGTGTTTTCAAGATTTTGGTACTTCTCCATTGTTGTTTTTAAAAGCGAAGTTTGAACCAATATCCAATAATAAGTATTTACTGATTGGAAACTTTGCTAATGCTGTTATGGATGAATTAGTGAGTTCTGAGGATGCGCGTACTGTTGAATTTGACAGCATCTTTGTAAAGCATTTTGAGACTTATCCTTTTGAACATACTGCGTGTAGCGATATTTTTTCATCTGAAGAATTTAAACAATATGCCTTTGTCTGTCGTTCTCATTTTAATACAATTAAACGTGTTTACTTAAATGAATTTCAACAATACGGCATATCAAGTCAAGGGAACATTTCTTTAGAACCGAGTTTTTTGAGTAATGTTTACGGAGTACAAGGACGTTTAGACGTATTGCATACAATTCCTTCGAAAGATGATAAGACTACAATTGTAGAGTTAAAGTCGGGAAGTACTCCATTTCCTGATGATGGCTTTAGTGTTAAACCGAATCACTCTGTGCAGCTCTATCTATATCATCTGATGCTATCTGTTGTAAATAACATAAGCTTTCAGGATATAGGAAATGAGCAGTATTTAAGTGGGTTTATTTTTTATAGTAAAACAACAAATGGCAATCTTCGTACAGACCATATTACTCTGGCTCGTGTGCAAGAGATATGTAATGTTCGCAATCAAATTATCTTAAACGAGCAGATCTTAAAGTCAGACGTTTTAGAGGCTATACAAACTTTAATTAGCAAGGTTAATCCAGAAAGGCTTATTAGCAATCCAATAAACAGTAAGTTTAAAGATATACTTACTAAGCAGTTCAATGCATTTTTAAAGCCATTACACAATGCGAGTGAGTTAGAATTGACTTACTTCTATTCCTTTGTGAGCTTTATTGCAAGAGAACAATATATTAGTAAACTTGGCATTGGGAATTATGAAGGGAATAATGGTTTAGCCAGTTTATGGTTAGACGATTTAGACGATAAAATAGAGAAATATAGTATTTTATTTGACTTAGAAATAAAAGAAAATCGCATATCTACAGATGAGAAATTGATTGTTTTTAACCGAACAATTACAGATGATTTTGTGAATTTTAGAGAAGGGGATATATGTGTTTTATACCCCAGAGAGACAGAGGCAGATATTGCTGTTTCTCATCAGATATTCAAATGTTCTATTAGAAAGATTACGAAGGATACAGTAGTGGTTGTGTTTAGACATATGCAACGCAGTATTGCTTATTTCAAACAATTTAAGTATTGGGCACTGGAACGGGATTTTATGGATAGTTCCTTTACCAGTATGTATAAGGGAATGTATTCATTTATGAATGCTCCAGCTAAACATCGTCAGGTGATGCTAACGCAGTTACCTCCAGCATTGGGTGTGTCTTATGGTTTTAATAAACCAACATTGTCTGTTGAACAAAACCGCATTTTAAATAATGCATTGAGTACAGAGGATTACTTTGTTTTGAACGGACCTCCTGGTACTGGAAAAACGTCTCATATCATCAAAGAGTTGGTGAGGGAGTTATACGTGAATAGCAATCAAAATATTTTACTGCTTGCTTATACTAATAAGGCAGTCGATGAGTTGTGTGAAACTATTAATGAAGCACTAAATGATATTACCTCAACAAACAACTATAAGTTTATCCGAATAGGGAGTTCTCTGTCTTGTAATAGTAGTTTTCACAATTGTTTATTAGACAATATTATTATAGAGAAACGCCAACAACTTGCATTAGACGAGGAGAAGTTTACTCGTGGTAGTTTAGCAAAAATAATAAGTAGTAATAGAATATTTGTTTCTACTGTAGCTTCTATGTCAAGTAAAGATGACGTGTTTAATTTAAAGCGATTTGATACCTTGATAATTGATGAGGCTTCTCAGATATTAGAACCACAGATTATCGGAATGTTGCACAAGTGTAAGCGATTTATAATGATTGGCGATCATAAGCAGTTGCCAGCAATTGTTGTTCAAGATGAGGTAAGTTCAAAAACGAATAATGTCTTGTTACAAGATATGGGGCTGGGAGATAGGCGAAATTCATTGTTTGAAAGACTGTTTAATTATTGTAAGCACAATGGGTTTGATTATGCTTGTGATACGTTGACTTATCAAGGGCGAATGCACCAAGACATCGCTTTGTTTCCAAATATCAATTTCTATGATGGACAATTGAAAGAGGCTTATCACTTAACTAATTTATCAGAAGGAGCAAAGAATAGTTTAGCTCGTCAAGTGCGTGAATTATCCTTAAATGTCCCTGCGGATTGTAATAGACAATTAGATACCGCTCTTGCAAATAAACGCCTCTTGTTTTTTAATAGTGAAGAAGAACAGTCTGATCAATCTGGAAAGGTTAATGACGGAGAGGCAGATTTGGTTGTACATATTATTCAGCGATTAATTGAGATTTATGCATACAATAAACAATCATTTGATGTAAGCAGTAGAATTGGGATAATAGCTCCGTTTAAAAATCAAATAGCCTTAATTAAGAACAAACTGGAGGAAGCAGATATTCCAGGATTTGATTTAATAACGGTAGATACAGTAGAACGATTTCAAGGAGGGCAACGCGATATAATTATTTATTCGTTTGCAGTAAATAATTTATCTCAATTAGAAAGTGTTGTAAACTTGAATGAAGATAAAACAGTAGATCGTAAATTGAACGTAGCTTTAACCCGTGCAAAAGAACAAATCTTTTTAATTGGTAATGCGGGAATATTGAGTCAAAACGATGTCTATTATAAGTTGATTGAGTTCATCAGAGAAAAAGGAGGCTTTGTAGAAAATACTATTCAGGAGCTTCTTTTACAAGAAACAATTGATAGCGTACAAAGTACTATAAAAGATGAGGTGCAAAGTTGTCCTGTTTTTGATACGTTGTTTAAGATTGAAGTTGTCTTGCCTTTAAAAGAAAAGGGAATATACACTGATAATCGGATTTATAATAGACCAGCTTTTTATATACAAAACAATGTGTTAGCGTATGGTCGTACTGATTTTAATACGGGATATGATGAAGAGGGATTTTCTATAACTGAAGAGGCAAAAGTTGATTTGTTTTATTTATTACAAGGAGAGGAATCATATTACGGATACCAAACAATTTGTAATCGAGTAGAACTATTTTTAGCGAATGAAATTGATAATTCAAATGGAGGAATTTCAATAGTAGATTTTAGTTCATTGGCGGGAATTTATTCTATTTGTGTTCACCAACAGTTGCTTAAAGTTATTAACAACACTGTTGATAAGTATGTTGATAACTATGAACAAGCTGTTAGTATAAAGGTATTTAATGTTAATAAGTATAAAGCAGTTACTAACAAAGCAAAAGAACTTATCAATGCTTATGCAAGTGAATACTCAACAAGTGAGCTATCTCTTGAATGTATTGATTTTACTGGGATAGAAGAGTTTAGTTTAGTTTTAAGACAATCAGGAGTCGTTATTTTTAATGTCGATGAGAGTTGTTTTACAACTGATTATACGATGTTTGAATTGTTGATAAAAGTTATTAACAATGCTGTTAGTAGCTTAAAATATAGTAGTTGTATTATAGTGTATAAAAAGCAATACAATAGCAGTTTTCACTTAGAACAATTAAAGCGAATCATACAAGATGATTATCACGTAGTTACTAAAGAAAATAAGAACGTAACTTATTTGAATACTATCTTTGGAGAAGAGAAAACACAAGCATTAAACTATGAAGTTTTATGTTTTTAG
- a CDS encoding leucyl aminopeptidase family protein — translation MIQLVNDVKTNGNVVFVLSKDNKGAVVVPEFLNDFVKSFEESKKEEDFAKVGSQYFFFVKENTDLEKMRLAGFNIRKQLDKKADNLSIVGNGEATLALAEGFMLSNYQFLKYFKEAEEMKYALTNVEVKGDFTAKQIADLNNTIKAVYWARTMVNEPVNFLTATQLSKEIELLGKEANFSVKVLERKEIEELKMGGLLAVNRGSVEQPTFTVMEYKPANPINKKPIVLVGKGVVYDTGGLSLKPTAGSMDSMKSDMGGAACMAGTIYAAALNEVNVHVIGLIPATDNRPGGDAYAPGDVITMYDGTTIEVLNTDAEGRMILADAIAYANQYEPAVIIDAATLTGAALVVAGDMASCIMGNEENVIQDIVKSGYNVHERLAQLPFWDDYKDLLKSNVADMKNIGGRFAGTITAGKFLEHFAKHPYVHIDIAGPAWMDSPRDYKGNGGTGSGVRTLVDFLTNYKG, via the coding sequence ATGATACAACTTGTAAATGACGTTAAGACAAACGGAAATGTAGTTTTCGTTTTAAGCAAAGACAATAAAGGAGCTGTAGTTGTTCCTGAGTTTTTAAATGACTTCGTAAAAAGCTTTGAAGAAAGCAAAAAAGAAGAGGACTTCGCTAAAGTAGGAAGTCAATATTTCTTCTTCGTAAAAGAGAATACAGATTTAGAAAAAATGCGTTTAGCAGGATTTAATATCCGCAAACAATTAGATAAGAAAGCAGATAACTTAAGCATCGTTGGAAACGGTGAAGCTACTTTAGCATTAGCTGAAGGGTTTATGTTGTCTAACTACCAATTCTTGAAATACTTCAAGGAAGCAGAGGAAATGAAATACGCTTTAACTAATGTTGAGGTAAAAGGAGATTTCACTGCAAAGCAAATCGCTGACTTAAACAATACAATCAAAGCTGTTTATTGGGCACGTACAATGGTAAATGAGCCGGTAAACTTTTTAACTGCAACACAATTATCGAAAGAGATTGAATTGTTAGGAAAAGAAGCTAATTTCTCTGTAAAAGTTTTAGAGCGCAAAGAAATTGAAGAGTTGAAAATGGGTGGTTTATTAGCTGTAAACAGAGGTTCTGTTGAGCAACCAACATTTACAGTAATGGAGTACAAACCTGCTAACCCAATCAACAAAAAACCAATTGTATTAGTTGGTAAAGGTGTTGTATATGATACAGGAGGTTTAAGTTTAAAACCAACAGCGGGATCTATGGACTCAATGAAGAGTGATATGGGGGGGGCTGCTTGTATGGCAGGTACTATTTATGCTGCGGCATTAAACGAAGTAAACGTTCACGTAATTGGATTAATTCCTGCTACTGATAACCGTCCTGGTGGAGATGCTTATGCACCTGGTGACGTTATTACTATGTATGATGGAACGACAATTGAAGTATTGAACACAGATGCAGAAGGACGTATGATTTTAGCTGATGCTATTGCTTATGCTAACCAATATGAACCTGCAGTTATTATTGACGCAGCTACATTAACAGGAGCAGCATTAGTAGTAGCAGGAGATATGGCTTCTTGTATTATGGGTAACGAAGAAAATGTTATTCAAGACATCGTTAAGTCTGGTTACAATGTTCACGAACGTTTAGCACAATTGCCATTCTGGGATGACTACAAAGATTTATTAAAATCAAACGTAGCTGATATGAAGAATATTGGAGGACGTTTTGCTGGTACTATCACAGCTGGTAAATTCTTAGAGCACTTCGCTAAACATCCATATGTACACATTGATATCGCTGGTCCAGCTTGGATGGATTCTCCAAGAGATTACAAAGGAAACGGTGGTACTGGTAGTGGAGTACGTACATTAGTTGACTTCTTGACAAATTACAAAGGATAA
- the gcvP gene encoding aminomethyl-transferring glycine dehydrogenase: MKTNAFALRHIGPRPEDLAQMFKTVKVENIEQLIDETFPNAIRLKEDLNLAPAMNEYEYLSHIQALGNKNKIFRSFIGLGYNEAVVPAAIIRNVFENPGWYTAYTPYQAEVAQGRLEALLNFQTTVIELTGMEIANASLLDEATSAAEAMILLFDVRTRDQKKNNVVKFFVSEEILPQTLSVLQTRATPFGVELVVGNHQEFDFSEEFFGAMLQYPGKHGIVNDYADFIHTAKSKDIKVAVAADILSLVSLTPPGEMGADVVVGTTQRFGIPLGYGGPHAAYFATKEEYKRSMPGRIIGVSKDADGNTALRMALQTREQHIKREKATSNICTAQVLLAVMASFYAVYHGPKGLQAIANGVHAKAVTLAASLEKLGVEQTNAAFFDTITVKADAEKVKAIALENQVNFNYIDANTISISLNETVELKDINTIVAIFAKAVGKDAFEVVALDETTVKYPAKLKRTSTFLQHAAFNSYHSETELMRYIKKLERKDLALNHSMISLGSCTMKLNAAAEMLPLSNPQWNNVHPFVPADQAQGYLEMLKDLEDKLSVITGFAGTTLQPNSGAQGEYAGLMTIRAYHHARGDFQRDIALIPASAHGTNPASAAMAGMKVVVTKTTPEGNIDVADLKAKAEQYKDNLSCLMVTYPSTHGVYESAIMEITQIIHDNGGQVYMDGANMNAQVAITNPANIGADVCHLNLHKTFAIPHGGGGPGVGPICVAEHLVEFLPSNPIVKVGGKNAITSISAAPYGSALVCLISYGYIAMLGTDGLKKVTQQAILNANYLKTRLEEHYSILYTGEKGRAAHEMILDVREFKDKGIEVTDIAKRLIDYGFHAPTVSFPVAGTLMIEPTESESLEELDRFCDAMISIRKEIENATIENPVNELKNSPHTLALLTADNWDLPYSRQKAAYPLPYVAENKLWPSVRRIDDAYGDRNLVCSCAPIEVYMEN; encoded by the coding sequence ATGAAAACAAACGCATTTGCTTTAAGACACATTGGTCCTCGTCCTGAGGACTTAGCACAAATGTTTAAGACTGTAAAGGTTGAAAACATCGAGCAACTGATTGACGAAACGTTTCCAAACGCTATTCGTTTAAAAGAAGATTTAAATCTTGCTCCAGCAATGAACGAATATGAATACTTATCACATATTCAAGCATTGGGTAACAAAAATAAAATATTCCGCTCTTTTATCGGTTTAGGATACAACGAGGCTGTAGTACCTGCAGCTATTATTCGTAATGTATTTGAAAACCCAGGATGGTATACTGCTTACACGCCGTATCAAGCTGAGGTGGCACAAGGTCGTTTAGAGGCTTTGTTAAACTTCCAGACAACTGTAATCGAATTAACAGGAATGGAGATTGCTAACGCTTCTCTTTTAGACGAGGCAACTTCTGCTGCTGAAGCTATGATCTTGTTATTTGACGTTAGAACAAGAGATCAAAAGAAAAACAACGTTGTTAAGTTCTTCGTTTCTGAAGAGATTTTACCTCAAACTTTATCTGTATTACAAACAAGAGCAACACCTTTTGGAGTTGAATTAGTTGTTGGTAATCACCAAGAGTTTGACTTCTCTGAAGAATTCTTTGGAGCAATGTTACAATACCCTGGAAAACACGGTATCGTAAATGACTACGCTGATTTTATTCACACTGCAAAATCTAAAGACATCAAAGTAGCTGTAGCTGCTGATATCTTATCTTTAGTTTCTTTAACTCCTCCAGGAGAAATGGGAGCTGACGTTGTAGTTGGTACTACACAACGTTTCGGTATTCCATTAGGATATGGAGGTCCTCACGCTGCTTATTTCGCTACTAAAGAAGAATACAAACGTAGTATGCCTGGACGTATTATCGGTGTTTCTAAAGACGCTGATGGTAATACAGCTTTACGTATGGCTCTTCAAACTCGTGAGCAACACATCAAACGTGAGAAAGCTACTTCTAACATTTGTACTGCTCAAGTATTGTTAGCTGTAATGGCAAGTTTCTACGCTGTGTACCACGGACCAAAAGGATTGCAAGCAATCGCTAACGGTGTACACGCAAAAGCGGTTACTTTAGCTGCAAGCTTAGAGAAATTAGGAGTTGAACAAACAAATGCTGCTTTCTTTGATACAATCACTGTAAAAGCTGATGCTGAAAAAGTAAAAGCAATTGCTCTTGAGAATCAAGTTAACTTCAATTATATCGATGCTAACACAATCTCTATTTCTTTAAACGAAACTGTAGAATTAAAAGACATCAACACAATCGTAGCTATTTTTGCTAAGGCTGTAGGTAAAGATGCTTTTGAAGTTGTTGCATTAGACGAAACTACTGTTAAATACCCAGCTAAATTAAAACGTACTTCTACGTTCTTACAACACGCTGCTTTTAACAGCTACCACTCTGAAACAGAGTTAATGCGTTATATCAAAAAACTTGAGCGTAAAGATTTAGCATTGAATCACTCAATGATTTCTTTAGGTTCTTGTACAATGAAATTAAACGCGGCTGCTGAGATGTTGCCTTTAAGTAACCCACAATGGAATAATGTTCACCCATTCGTTCCTGCTGATCAAGCACAAGGGTACTTAGAAATGTTGAAAGACCTTGAAGATAAATTAAGTGTTATTACTGGTTTTGCTGGTACAACATTACAACCAAACTCAGGAGCGCAAGGAGAGTACGCTGGTCTTATGACTATCCGTGCTTACCACCACGCAAGAGGAGATTTCCAAAGAGATATCGCTTTAATCCCTGCTTCTGCTCACGGTACTAACCCTGCTTCTGCTGCTATGGCTGGAATGAAAGTTGTAGTTACTAAAACTACTCCTGAAGGAAATATCGATGTTGCAGACTTGAAAGCTAAAGCTGAACAATACAAAGACAACTTGTCTTGTTTAATGGTTACTTATCCTTCTACACACGGAGTTTACGAATCTGCTATTATGGAGATTACTCAAATCATCCACGATAATGGAGGACAAGTGTATATGGATGGTGCTAATATGAACGCACAGGTTGCTATTACAAACCCAGCAAATATTGGTGCTGACGTTTGTCACTTAAACTTACACAAAACATTTGCTATTCCTCACGGAGGTGGTGGACCTGGTGTAGGACCAATCTGTGTTGCAGAACACTTAGTTGAGTTCTTACCTTCAAACCCAATAGTAAAAGTAGGTGGTAAAAATGCTATCACTTCTATTTCTGCTGCTCCTTATGGTTCTGCTTTAGTATGTTTAATCTCTTATGGTTACATCGCGATGTTAGGAACAGACGGATTGAAGAAAGTTACACAACAAGCAATCTTAAATGCTAACTACCTTAAAACTCGTTTAGAAGAGCATTATTCTATTCTATACACTGGTGAAAAAGGTCGTGCTGCACACGAAATGATTCTTGATGTACGTGAGTTTAAAGACAAAGGAATTGAAGTTACTGATATTGCTAAACGTTTAATCGACTACGGATTCCACGCTCCAACGGTATCTTTCCCTGTTGCTGGTACATTGATGATTGAACCAACAGAAAGTGAAAGCTTAGAAGAGCTTGACCGTTTCTGTGATGCAATGATCTCTATCCGTAAAGAAATTGAGAATGCTACTATTGAAAACCCAGTGAATGAGTTGAAAAACTCTCCTCATACATTAGCTTTATTAACTGCTGATAATTGGGATTTACCATACTCAAGACAAAAAGCGGCTTATCCACTACCTTATGTAGCTGAAAACAAATTATGGCCTTCTGTACGTCGTATTGACGATGCATACGGAGATAGAAACTTAGTTTGTTCTTGTGCTCCTATTGAAGTATATATGGAAAACTAA
- a CDS encoding 3-oxoacyl-ACP synthase III family protein, which translates to MNIKIVSSGCYIPTKVIGNQDFGQFDFRDENGLPLKDNNERIAKKLQQITGIEERRYVQDNLTTTDIGTIAAQRAIQNANIDPETLDYIIFAHNFGDIKHGTIQSDIVPSLAARVKHNLKIANPSCVAFDVLFGCPGWLQGVIQAYAFMNAGMAKRCLVIGAETLSRVIDLHDRDSMIYADGAGATILERTHDGGGILSVESASHTLEEAFFIHFGKSYNPDLDKDTKYIKMYGRKIYEFALLNVPKAMKSCVDKSGIDIKRIKKVMIHQANEKMDEAIVKRFYELYDMEMPEYIMPMNIQKLGNSSVATLPTLYDMIINKEIENHSFETGDIILFASVGAGMNINAFTYQI; encoded by the coding sequence ATGAATATTAAAATTGTAAGTTCTGGATGCTATATTCCTACTAAAGTAATAGGCAATCAAGACTTTGGTCAGTTTGATTTTAGAGATGAAAATGGTTTACCATTAAAAGATAATAATGAACGCATAGCTAAAAAACTTCAACAAATAACAGGAATTGAAGAGAGACGATATGTACAGGATAATCTAACAACAACTGACATCGGAACAATTGCTGCTCAACGCGCAATTCAAAATGCAAATATCGACCCTGAAACTCTTGACTATATAATCTTTGCACACAACTTTGGAGATATTAAACACGGTACTATTCAATCTGACATTGTACCAAGCTTAGCAGCAAGAGTTAAACACAACTTGAAAATAGCTAATCCAAGTTGCGTAGCTTTTGACGTTTTATTTGGTTGCCCTGGTTGGTTACAAGGAGTAATTCAAGCCTATGCTTTTATGAATGCTGGAATGGCTAAACGTTGTTTAGTAATCGGAGCTGAAACGTTATCAAGAGTAATTGACCTACACGACCGCGACTCTATGATTTACGCTGACGGAGCAGGTGCTACTATCCTTGAGCGTACTCACGATGGTGGAGGTATTTTATCTGTTGAAAGTGCAAGTCATACATTAGAAGAAGCTTTCTTTATTCACTTCGGAAAATCATATAATCCAGATCTTGATAAAGACACAAAGTACATCAAAATGTATGGACGTAAAATATACGAGTTTGCTCTTCTAAATGTTCCTAAAGCAATGAAGAGTTGTGTTGATAAAAGTGGAATTGATATCAAGAGAATTAAAAAGGTTATGATTCACCAAGCGAATGAAAAAATGGATGAAGCCATTGTAAAACGCTTTTACGAATTATACGATATGGAAATGCCAGAATATATTATGCCTATGAATATTCAAAAATTAGGTAATAGTAGTGTAGCTACCCTTCCTACTTTATACGATATGATTATCAATAAAGAAATAGAAAACCACAGCTTTGAAACAGGTGATATAATACTTTTTGCATCTGTAGGAGCTGGAATGAACATTAATGCTTTTACTTATCAAATTTAG
- a CDS encoding alpha/beta hydrolase: MKYYIILLFTFLLSFVSTAQEPITIGTSYTISSSVLKENRTIQIYLPKSYNDSTLTPQHYPVIYLLDSESNFNYLSAYVEKLSKYPYPSIPEMIIVGIVNTNRTRDLTPTAQNTAAMSQEQSSKIKGDSGGNSLFFDFIETELFPYINTNFRTVGYNILIGHSFGGITALNNLLTRTSMFNAYIVHDPSIWWDNKIILQNYHNAKDYDFQNRKLFLTQVDEKENTDHLTEHYNAIKEFDQFVTNNPPLNLQYEYIQYAGEDHGSIPMKGNLDGLRYIFEGYKINFKQLKTDHHLLENSFNTLSKNIHFILVPNEQYLTTIIKYFQQNNEIAVVDYLIQYKEKHYPKCMIINKKEK; this comes from the coding sequence ATGAAATACTATATCATTCTCTTATTTACTTTTTTACTCTCGTTTGTCTCTACTGCACAAGAACCTATTACCATAGGAACATCTTATACTATTTCATCATCTGTTTTAAAAGAAAATAGAACAATACAAATCTACTTACCGAAATCTTATAACGATAGTACATTAACACCTCAACACTATCCCGTCATCTATTTACTGGATAGTGAATCTAACTTTAACTACTTATCCGCTTATGTTGAAAAACTATCTAAATACCCCTATCCTTCAATTCCTGAGATGATAATTGTAGGAATTGTCAATACAAATAGAACAAGGGATCTAACGCCAACAGCACAAAACACTGCTGCTATGTCCCAAGAACAAAGCAGTAAAATTAAAGGAGACTCTGGAGGAAATAGCTTATTCTTTGATTTCATTGAAACGGAGCTATTTCCATACATCAATACAAATTTTAGAACCGTAGGTTACAATATACTAATAGGACATTCTTTTGGAGGAATAACAGCATTAAATAACCTATTAACGAGAACCTCTATGTTTAATGCTTACATTGTACACGACCCAAGTATTTGGTGGGACAATAAAATTATCTTACAAAACTATCACAACGCTAAAGATTATGACTTTCAAAACAGAAAGTTATTTTTAACTCAAGTAGATGAAAAAGAAAATACAGACCATCTTACTGAACACTATAATGCTATTAAAGAATTTGATCAATTCGTTACGAATAATCCACCATTAAATCTACAATACGAATACATACAATATGCAGGAGAAGACCACGGCAGTATCCCAATGAAAGGAAATTTAGACGGCTTGCGATATATCTTTGAAGGATACAAAATAAACTTTAAACAGCTTAAAACAGATCATCACTTATTAGAGAATTCCTTTAATACTCTAAGCAAAAACATTCACTTTATATTAGTCCCTAATGAGCAATACCTAACAACTATCATAAAATATTTCCAACAAAATAATGAAATTGCAGTCGTTGATTATTTAATTCAATATAAAGAAAAACATTATCCTAAATGTATGATTATTAACAAAAAAGAAAAGTAA